A single genomic interval of Blattabacterium sp. (Nauphoeta cinerea) harbors:
- a CDS encoding sulfite reductase flavoprotein subunit alpha has translation MLSESNRKIFFKLIQESSQEEIIWMSGYMSGLLLYEKDFQKLKKEKEKEKKTLVYGTETGNAKNLAFDIFQKAKKEKLQVKLINLDEYRLKDLEKENYFFIIISTYGEGEPPSSAKSFFNFIHHNKNLFLKNMKYSVLALGDKSYTYFCKAGYDIDKRLHDIGAMRIVSLHKCDVNYEDQANIWFSKIINFLKKNMKIIKYMEEFLIIFLNEKITDKKIHHIEIWIPNKVQYFPGDSIGVYPENPSNEVDNIIKYLNKNRKKEFEEYKEKNNIFNLFKRDLNILFLSENFIKKYSFLSENKNIYLNKKWKLIDLLIEFPMKNKFSLKDLIKIIEPIKPRLYSISSSPTAHGNDIHITVSRHRFQLNGETVYGHCSNFLSQLKVGDKLCFFIYKNKMFKLPDSDKDIILIGPGTGIAPFRSFLYEREAIKATGKNWLFFGDQHFISDFLYQKEIQNWKIKGILNRVSLSFSRDQEEKIYVQNQIWENKIEFFSWIKNGAYIYICGNKIPMSLDVEKMICRVIKKVGKCDSELFIKKMKKEGRYLKDVY, from the coding sequence ATGTTATCTGAATCAAATAGAAAAATATTTTTTAAGTTAATACAAGAATCTTCTCAGGAAGAGATTATATGGATGTCGGGTTATATGTCTGGATTGTTATTATATGAAAAAGATTTTCAAAAATTAAAAAAAGAAAAAGAAAAGGAAAAAAAAACATTAGTTTATGGGACGGAAACGGGAAATGCTAAAAATTTAGCTTTTGATATTTTTCAAAAAGCTAAAAAGGAAAAATTGCAAGTAAAATTGATCAATTTAGATGAATATCGTTTAAAAGATTTAGAAAAAGAAAATTATTTTTTTATTATAATAAGTACATATGGTGAAGGGGAGCCTCCATCTTCTGCAAAATCTTTTTTTAATTTCATCCATCATAATAAAAATCTTTTTTTAAAGAATATGAAGTATAGTGTACTAGCATTGGGGGATAAATCTTATACTTATTTTTGTAAAGCAGGATATGATATAGATAAACGTTTACATGACATAGGAGCAATGAGAATTGTTTCATTACATAAGTGTGATGTGAATTATGAAGATCAAGCGAATATATGGTTTTCAAAAATTATAAATTTTTTAAAAAAAAATATGAAAATCATAAAATATATGGAAGAATTTCTAATAATATTTTTAAATGAAAAAATAACTGATAAAAAAATTCATCATATTGAAATTTGGATTCCAAACAAAGTTCAATATTTTCCTGGTGACTCTATAGGTGTTTATCCTGAAAATCCCTCCAATGAAGTAGATAATATTATAAAATATTTAAACAAAAATAGAAAAAAAGAATTTGAAGAGTATAAAGAAAAAAACAATATATTCAATCTTTTTAAGAGGGATTTGAATATTCTTTTTTTATCTGAAAATTTTATAAAAAAATATTCATTTTTATCTGAAAATAAAAATATTTATTTAAATAAAAAATGGAAACTTATTGATCTTTTAATAGAATTTCCTATGAAAAATAAATTTTCTTTAAAAGATTTGATAAAAATTATAGAACCTATAAAACCTAGATTATATTCTATTTCTTCATCACCTACAGCTCATGGTAACGATATTCATATTACTGTATCTCGTCATCGTTTTCAATTAAATGGAGAAACTGTATATGGTCACTGTTCTAATTTTTTATCCCAACTTAAAGTGGGAGATAAACTGTGTTTTTTTATTTATAAAAATAAAATGTTTAAATTACCTGATTCGGATAAAGATATAATTCTTATTGGACCTGGAACTGGAATTGCCCCTTTTCGTTCTTTTTTGTATGAAAGAGAAGCGATTAAAGCTACGGGAAAAAATTGGTTATTTTTTGGAGATCAACATTTTATTTCAGATTTTTTGTATCAAAAAGAAATACAAAATTGGAAAATAAAAGGAATTCTTAATCGCGTGAGTCTATCTTTTTCTAGGGATCAGGAAGAAAAAATTTATGTTCAAAATCAAATATGGGAAAATAAAATAGAATTTTTTTCTTGGATAAAAAATGGTGCTTATATTTATATTTGTGGAAATAAAATTCCTATGAGTTTAGATGTAGAAAAAATGATTTGTCGCGTAATAAAAAAAGTAGGAAAATGTGATTCAGAGCTTTTTATAAAAAAAATGAAAAAAGAAGGAAGATATTTAAAAGATGTATATTAA